Proteins found in one Fimbriimonadaceae bacterium genomic segment:
- the truA gene encoding tRNA pseudouridine(38-40) synthase TruA — MSTKRRVRLVVAYDGTDFCGWAPQAGQRTVQRTLTEGIRQVSGEECEVVGASRTDGGAHAKGQVCHFDSTVPIEPAKWPRVLNKVLPSDLSVLRADIVPADFHSRFYAKDRWYRYRVMTGARDPHRTRYAWHYGRSLDIDAMQRAAAQLEGEHDFLAFSQMLEPGANAVRTLYSVKVSLVRDEVWVDVVGTAFVRGMMRRIAGTLVECGRHRRTPDSVGDLLAARERGTFQWPLLLPAHGLTLMRVRYGRTLTDNRRFTTEGQD, encoded by the coding sequence TTGTCGACTAAGCGGCGCGTCCGCTTGGTCGTCGCCTACGACGGAACCGATTTCTGCGGCTGGGCGCCGCAGGCTGGGCAGAGGACTGTCCAACGCACATTGACAGAAGGGATACGCCAGGTCTCGGGCGAAGAATGCGAGGTCGTCGGAGCCAGCCGCACTGACGGCGGTGCCCACGCGAAGGGTCAGGTCTGCCACTTTGACAGCACCGTCCCGATCGAGCCGGCCAAGTGGCCAAGGGTGCTCAACAAGGTGCTCCCGAGCGACTTATCGGTCTTGCGGGCGGACATCGTGCCTGCCGACTTCCACTCGCGGTTCTACGCCAAAGACCGTTGGTACCGCTACCGGGTGATGACCGGAGCCCGCGACCCCCATCGGACACGGTACGCATGGCACTACGGGCGCTCACTTGACATCGACGCGATGCAGAGGGCAGCGGCCCAGCTGGAGGGCGAGCACGACTTCCTCGCGTTCAGCCAGATGCTGGAGCCCGGGGCCAACGCGGTCAGGACGCTCTACTCCGTCAAGGTCTCCCTCGTCCGCGACGAGGTGTGGGTGGACGTGGTCGGCACCGCTTTTGTCCGTGGCATGATGCGCCGCATCGCCGGGACCCTGGTCGAGTGCGGGCGGCACAGGCGGACACCGGACAGCGTCGGCGACCTGCTCGCGGCCCGCGAGCGAGGCACGTTCCAGTGGCCTCTGCTCCTCCCCGCCCACGGGCTCACCCTCATGAGGGTGCGGTACGGTCGGACCCTTACTGACAACAGACGATTTACAACTGAAGGACAGGATTGA
- the rplM gene encoding 50S ribosomal protein L13: MNRTYVAKPATVKHDWYVVDAANVPVGRLAAQVAQILRGKHKPTFSYHVDTGDFVVVVNADKAVWTGRKSDELIYWHTMWPGGLRNIKRGDMLERKPTRLIEKVVWGMLPKNQLGRHMLRKLKVYAGPEHPHSAQQPQPLKVTQD; encoded by the coding sequence ATGAACAGGACATACGTGGCAAAACCGGCGACGGTCAAGCACGATTGGTATGTGGTCGACGCGGCCAACGTGCCAGTCGGGCGTCTCGCCGCCCAAGTCGCGCAGATTTTGCGCGGCAAGCACAAGCCCACGTTCAGCTACCACGTGGACACCGGCGACTTTGTCGTCGTCGTGAACGCGGACAAGGCGGTCTGGACCGGGCGCAAATCTGACGAGCTGATCTATTGGCACACCATGTGGCCCGGCGGCCTGCGCAACATCAAGCGCGGCGACATGCTGGAAAGGAAGCCGACCCGGCTGATCGAGAAGGTCGTCTGGGGCATGCTGCCCAAGAACCAACTGGGGCGCCACATGCTCCGCAAGCTCAAGGTCTACGCCGGCCCCGAGCATCCGCACAGCGCCCAACAACCCCAGCCCCTTAAGGTGACCCAAGACTAA
- a CDS encoding DNA-directed RNA polymerase subunit alpha, which translates to MPTIQTLETSTEYAKFVLEPLERGYGHTIGNALRRVLLSSITGAAVNAIKIDKVFHEFAAIPGVKEDTTEFILNLKDLAIQLDPDMVFSDEITLRIDLKGPGRVTGADVVCPDGVTIANPECYLATISEPKATLVVEMYAGTGTGYTLPERQERYKGVIGVIPVGAQYTPVKKANYIVEQTRVGQRTDYERMVLEVWTNGTVPPNDAVTQAAQILDKYFRLFFDLGRTMQDDVFALGAEDDTELSNVPEIKIEELGFSQRTFNCLRRAGILNLRQLAGVNEGDLTSIRGFGRKSLNEVRDTLAEHEIELKPAKGGFINLDILDDEDY; encoded by the coding sequence ATGCCCACGATCCAAACCCTCGAAACTTCAACCGAATACGCCAAGTTCGTGCTCGAACCGCTGGAGCGCGGCTATGGCCACACCATCGGCAACGCCCTGCGCCGGGTGCTGCTCAGCTCCATCACCGGTGCGGCCGTCAACGCGATCAAGATCGACAAGGTGTTCCACGAGTTCGCCGCGATCCCGGGGGTCAAAGAGGACACGACCGAGTTCATCCTCAACCTGAAGGACCTCGCCATCCAGCTCGACCCGGACATGGTGTTCTCGGACGAGATCACCCTGCGGATCGACCTGAAGGGCCCGGGCCGGGTGACCGGTGCGGACGTCGTCTGTCCGGACGGCGTCACCATCGCCAATCCCGAGTGCTACCTCGCCACCATCAGCGAGCCGAAGGCGACCCTGGTCGTCGAGATGTACGCAGGGACGGGCACCGGCTACACCTTGCCGGAGCGCCAAGAACGGTACAAGGGCGTCATCGGCGTCATCCCGGTCGGCGCGCAGTACACGCCGGTCAAGAAGGCCAATTACATCGTCGAGCAGACCCGCGTCGGCCAGCGCACCGACTACGAGCGCATGGTGCTCGAAGTCTGGACCAACGGCACGGTCCCGCCCAACGACGCCGTCACCCAGGCCGCGCAGATCTTGGACAAGTATTTCCGCCTCTTCTTCGACCTGGGCCGCACCATGCAGGACGACGTGTTCGCCTTGGGCGCCGAGGACGACACGGAACTCAGCAACGTGCCCGAGATCAAGATCGAGGAGCTAGGGTTCAGCCAGCGCACGTTCAACTGCCTGCGCCGCGCCGGCATCCTCAACCTGCGCCAACTCGCGGGAGTGAACGAGGGCGACCTCACCAGCATCCGTGGCTTCGGCCGCAAGTCGCTGAACGAGGTGCGCGACACCCTCGCTGAGCACGAAATCGAACTCAAGCCGGCCAAGGGCGGCTTCATCAACCTCGACATCTTGGATGACGAGGACTATTAA
- the rplQ gene encoding 50S ribosomal protein L17: MRHKIDRRKLGLPHDQRMALLTNLTRQFIRHGYVHTTEGRAKDLRRLVEKLITTAKEDTVAARRQARKVLVGHSSSSPKPLKALAGKTDLEKLHILRQRSLINGEDLVAHLFDNVAPRYKNRNGGYTRLTKTGTRRGDAAMTAVLELVD; the protein is encoded by the coding sequence ATGCGACACAAGATCGACCGCCGAAAGCTCGGCCTGCCGCACGACCAGCGTATGGCCTTGTTGACCAACCTGACGCGCCAGTTCATCCGGCACGGCTACGTCCACACGACCGAGGGCCGGGCCAAGGACCTCCGACGCCTCGTCGAAAAGCTGATCACCACCGCCAAGGAAGACACCGTCGCCGCGCGCCGTCAGGCCCGCAAGGTGCTCGTCGGCCACAGTTCCAGCAGCCCCAAGCCGCTGAAGGCCCTCGCCGGCAAGACCGACTTGGAGAAGCTGCACATCCTGCGCCAGCGGAGCCTGATCAACGGCGAGGACCTTGTCGCCCACCTGTTTGACAACGTCGCCCCGCGCTATAAGAACCGGAACGGAGGCTACACCCGCCTCACCAAGACCGGGACGCGCCGTGGCGACGCCGCCATGACCGCCGTCCTGGAGCTTGTCGACTAA